AAGTGCTGGTTCCCCGCGGCGTCCATCTGGCGGTCAACGAAGGTGACCGTGTCCACATTGGTCAGAAGATCAGTGAAGGCAGCGTGGATCCCCACGATATCCTCGACGTCCTTGGTCCTGAAGAGGTCCAGCGTCACTTGGTGAACGAAATCCAGGCGGTGTACCGCCTGCAGGGTGTGGCTATCGCAGATAAGCACATCGAATGTATCGTCCGCCAGATGATGCGTAAGGTGAAGGTCAAGGATTCCGGAGACTCCGAACTGCTTCCGGGCGAAGAAATTTCCAAGGCCCGTCTCCGCGCAGAGAACGACCGCTTGGTCGCACTCGGCAAGACTCCGGCGACCTTCACGCCGATGCTCCTTGGTATCACGAAGGCATCCTTGGCGACAGACAGCTTCATTTCTGCCTGCTCGTTCCAGGAGACCACCAAGATCCTTACCCGCGCTTCCATCGAAGGTAGCGTCGACCCGCTCCTGGGTCTTAAGGAAAACGTGATTATGGGTCGTCTTATTCCGTGCGGTACTGGCGCACGCCACCTGAGGAACGTCCAGGTGGTGGATGCCGATGCCGAACTGGATGCCGCGGCTCGGCCTATGGGTATCCAGGGCGATTACACCGGATCTGACGATAACGATATCCAGATGTTGGATAACGAAATCGGCATCAATGACGATGATGATTCGGATAATTAACCCGAGATACTTGAAAAAAATTGGAAAAGAAACTATATTTGCACTCCAAAATCTAGGAGATTAACAGTGCCAACTATTCAACAGCTCGTCCGCAACGGACGTGAACAGATCAGCAACAAGACCGCTTCCGTGGCCTTGAAGTCCTGCCCCCAGAAGCGCGGTGTTTGCACCCGCGTGTACACCAGCACCCCGAAGAAGCCGAACTCTGCTCTTCGTAAGATCGCCCGTGTGCGTCTTTCCAACAAGATGGAAGTGACCGCATACATTCCTGGTGAAGGCCACAACCTCCAGGAACACTCCATCGTGCTCATCCGCGGTGGTCGTGTGAAGGACGTCCCCGGTGTTCGTTACCACATCATCCGTGGTACTTTGGATACCCAGGCTGTGAACGGTCGTCAGAACGGCCGCTCCAAGTACGGTGTTAAGAAGAAAGGTGCCGCTCCGGCCAAGAAGTAAGGAAGGTAGAATATGTCTAGAAGAAGAAAGGCTCTCCATCGCTCCATCCTCCCGGATCCGCGTTACAAGTCCACGCTCGTTACCGAACTCGTCGGTGTCGTGCTGAAGCAGGGCAAGAAGACCATCGCTGAACAGATCGTCTATACCGCTCTCGAAAACCTCGGCCAGAAGCTCGAAGGTCCGGAATCTCCGCTCGAAAAGTTCGAACTCTGCCTCGAAAACATCAAGCCGCGTCTCGAAGTGAAGTCCCGCCGTATCGGTGGTGCCAACTACCAGGTTCCTATGGAAGTTGCACCGGACCGCGCCAAGGCCCTCGCTCTCCGTTGGTTGCTCGACGCTGCCCGTAACCGCAACGAAGCCAACATGGCTGACCGCCTTGCTGCAGAACTCGTTGCCGCCAAGAACGGTGAAGGCAACGCTGTCCGCAAGAAGAACGACACGCACAAGATGGCCGAAGCCAACAAGGCTTTCGCCCACTTCCGTTTCTAATTCTTGCATTAGCTGAGAATTATCCTAGAGGGAAGGCTCGCTGTAAACAGCGAGCCTTTTCTGTTTTGTGCAGTTAGGGTTTGCCGGAACACATACGTAGACTAAAATTCTAACACAAAAATGCCGAAATTTTGCGTAATTAGGCGTTTAAAACCGAACAACGCAAATAGTTGGACTTTTATTGCTTTTGTATACAGCGGGATTTATCTTTGCGGTAAAGGGTAAAAACAAAACACTAATGGGAGTGAAAATGAAAAAACACCTGAAATCCTTTGCCGGCATTTTGGCATCTGCCGCATGCCTTGGCGCATTCGCGACCACCACATCGATGGCTGCAGAAACCTACGCGGGAACCTTCTTTGACGAAAATGGAGCCTATTACGGTCCGGATTGCGACAAGGAAAAAAACTATTCCGGTGCTTATTACACGGGTAATTATGAGAGCCCGTTCAAGACAATCTTGGGTAAGACCGATGCAGAAATTCAGGAAAAGATGGATGCCCTCTGGAATCACTACTTTAAGGGTGATGATAATTCCAAGGTCTATTATGACAGGGGTAGCGAAGCCTACATCAAGGATATCAACAACAACGACGTCCGCTCCGAAGGCATGTCTTACGGCATGATGATTGCCGTGCAGACGGGTCACAAAGAAGAATTCGACAAGCTCTGGAACTGGGCGAAGAACCACATGTGGCACAAAAGTGGCGGCTGGGACGGCTACTTTGCATGGCAGCGTAACGACAGCGGTACTGGTGGCGATGACAACTGCGCACCTGATGGCGAAATGTACTTTATGATGTCTTTGCTTTTCGCAGCCAACCGCTGGAACGACAGCAAGTACATGGAAGACGCCCAGTACATCTTGAAAAAGATGTGGGACAACGGCCAGCATAGCCTTTTCAACCCGCAACACTATGTGATTACGTTCCAGCCGCAGGGCAACGAAAACAACTTCTCTGACCCGTCTTACGACTTGCCGGCATACGTCGATCTTTTCGCCCGCTGGTCCACCTCCAATCAGGACAAGTGGTCTAAGGCCGCGAAGGCTACGCGTGATCATTTGTACAAGTCCTCTAACACGAAGTCCGGCTTGTTCAGCGACTATAACAACTTTGACGGAACCCCGCACGGCGTAAGCTACAATGGTAACGCCGAAAAGTACATGTACGACGCCATGCGCTGCGCTATGAACTTCGGTATGGACTACTACCTGTTCGGTGTGGATTCTGCTCGTCAAGAAGAAATGGCCCGCCGCATTATCGATTTCTTTGAAAAGGATGGCTACAAGCACGCCCGCTTCAACTGGGATGGCTCTAATCCGCAGGAACAGTATACGCAGGGCGAAGCCGGTGCAAATGCAGTTGCAGCCATGGCTTTGATTAATGATTCCAAGTACGATGCCGCCGTCAAGAAAAACTTGGAGTTGGCATGGGATACGAAGTTCATGACCGGTCAGTACCGCTACTACGATGGCCTGGTGCATTACCTTGCCATGCTCCACTTGAGCGGCACCTTCAAGATTTGGAAGCCGAAGCCGACTGTCGAATCTGAAGAAAAGACCATCAACGAAACTGAAATCAACGGCGTGACCTATAATGACGGCGACAAGATCGATTACTTCGAAGGTTGCAAGCTCTACAAGGCGACTATTAAGGCTCCCGCCCAGACTGGCCCGGGTAATGATTCTACTGTTACCAACCCGGATTCTACGATTGCAATTCGTACAACCGTTGCCTTGAACAATAATGTTCGCGTGTGGTCCACCAACAGCGCAATCGTTATTGAAAACGCACCGGCAGGCACCAAGTATACGGTCACTGACCTCAACGGTCGCGTGCTCTCGGCATCGAAGATTGCAACTTCGACCCAGGAAGTCCGCCTCGCCAAAACGGGCCCGATGCTTGTCATTGTCGGCAACAAGGCATACAAGATTGTGAAATAGTAAAGTTTCTATTTAAGGCTTGTATATAAAAAGTCCCGGAAGGAAAATCTTCCGGGACTTTTGCTTTACAGGGGTGCTGAAAAAAAACGCCCCAAAAATTCGTTTGGTATTTCATTAATTTCTTACACAACGAATGGACATTTTAGGTTCATTTACTCCAAAGGAGATTCCTTTCCCATTGAACGCAACCAAATAAGAAGTATTCACATTTGCGGCCGTAGAAGTCCAATAAACGCATGAGGAGTATTCTCCAGAAACATTTCCATTCATTAGCCAATACCCGGCGGGCAAAGCATTATATCCACAATCATCTGTACCCGGCGTATAAAATGTTCCAAAGTCATCGGGACTTTTTAATCTAGACATAGCTTCTGCTCCCTCACCCATAGTAATTGACAATAATGTCCACTCATCTGTAGAAGGTACATGCCAACCTGTAGGGCAGATTGTATCTAGCAGTTCTTGATCAAATAAATCAAAAAGTTCACCATTTACATGCAACGAATAAAATCTTCCAAATGTGTCGCAGAACCCTTCAATTTTGTCATAGCACAAACTATAAGGCGCATCAAACTTCAGGTTCTCGGACATCCATACTTGGTTGCCGATAGTCGTGTACTTATAAACCTGGCCATCGCGGGCATCGGTAAAGGTACCACGGTTCGGTTCTCCGTAAGCGTTCATACCATCTGCCGGGCAAACCACCGCCGCATCGAAGGTGTCAACGGGCTCATTCAGAGCGGAGGAACTGTCGTCGCAGGCGGAAAACAGTGCGACTGAAAAAAGAGCGCTCCAAAATTTCGTTTGGTAATTCATTAATCTTTTAAGCAACGAATGGACATTTTAGGCTGATTTAGGTCACAGCCAAATTCTTTACTAGTAAGCCCGCAGCTATAAGAAGATCCCAAGTCTTTAGCTGTAGATGACCAATAAGTTGAACCCGAGTATTCAAAATAAAGATTCCCGTCCTTAAGCCAATATCCTGCAGGTAACGAGTTGAATTCACAGTCGTCAGAACCGGGTTTATAACGTTCTCCAAAATCAAGAGAACTCATTAATCTATGTCCAGCGTTATCAGCTCCTCCCATACTGTCTGCCAGTTTATTCCATTCCTCAACAGAAGGTACGTGCCAACCTGCAGGGCAGATTGTATCTAGTAGTTCTTGATCGAATAAATCAAAATATTCGCCATTTACATGCAACGAATAGAATCTTCCAAATGTATCACAAAATCCTTCAATTTTCCCATAGCACAAACTGTAAGGCGCATCGAATTTCAGGTTTTCCGCCATCCATACCTGGTTTCCGATAGTTGTGTACTTATAAACCTGACCATCGCGGGCATCGGTAAAGGTACCACGGTTCGGTTCTCCGTAGGCGTTCATACCATCTACCGGGCAAACCACTGCTGCATCGAAGGTGTCAACGGGCTCCTCGGGTGCGGAGGAACCATCGTCACAGGCAGAAAACAGTGCGACTGAAAAAAGTGCGCAAATGAGCGAGATGTTAATTTGCCTTTTCATAAGAGAATTAATGGATGAATGAGGACTATTTCGAAGAATTCAACGCGTCAAGTCTGGCCTTGGCCTCGGCAATCTTTTCCGGCGGAAACCCCATATCTTGCAACACGCTGATTGCATCGGCGTGTCCTTCGTTTTTTCCTTCGGATCGACCTGCGGCACGACCTTCGGCATGACCTTCAGCACGGGCGCGGACCCTCAGCGAGGCCAGATAATCGAGTTCTTCTTCCGTCATCACCATGTTCTTTGCCTGTTCCTTGAGAAGTTTTTCCGAGGCGGTTTTCACAAGAAGGCGCTTTATCGCTTGCGCGATGATATCGTCATCGAAATCGGGGAGGTCGTTGGATGTACCTGCGTTCTTGAGCAAGTAAAGCCAACGGTCTTCATCGGTTCTGATGTCGTCAAGCGTCTTGTTGAATCGCGTTAAATCATATAAAATATACTTCACTTTTTCGGTGATTGTCAAGCCTTTTTCGTTGCGGATAGCCCAGGTACCGCGATATTTGTCCTGTTTTTCTAGCGGAAAATCACAGACCCAAATAGCGAACGTAGGCGGTATTTCATAACGGGATGCTTCGCGTCGTGAGCGTTCTTCATCGGTGAGATCCTTTGACGATTGATTGAGGAATTCCTGATCCCATTCGTACTTGCTCTGGAGCATGAACGCACTATGCTGCAAGAGAATGCGTTCTATGAAGCGACTGTGCTTGGCCTTCTGCATTTCAACATTTATGCAGAATCCATTTGATGTCGTTGCACGGATATCGAGTTTGCACGTCTTGACTTGCGGGAAGATGATGTTGATTTCCGTATTCTTGATGGTAACAGAAGTAATGCGATTTTCGCCTTCGAATCGGAAGACTCCGTTCAAGAAACTGACCAAGGCCTTTTCGTCGTTCAGGAATGCCTTGAATGCGGCATCGTAAAGCGGGTCGAGATAGGTACGCTTCTTGATTTCTTCGTAGGTTTTCTGTTCCCAAAATTCACGGGAGGTGGTAATCGCAAATTCCGGTACACTATTTTCTAGCGTCATATGTAGTCCTTTGCCTTTTAAGGCTCGCTTTCTCAATGGAGAAAAACGGTTTAAGACCGAGTTTTGAAAAAACTCAGCCCGGTTGCAGCACGCTCCCTGTGCCATTATTTCTTGGGGGTGGGCCGAAACGTCGGCCTATCTAAAAATATCAGGTTGAAGAACTCATATGGTTCAAAAACTGATTGTGCTTAATTTAATAAAATGATTGTAGAAAAACAAGCGGATTGCTCTCGCAATAATTATTATTTTGAATGCGATTATGAAATATTTCAAAAGCATTTTATCTGCTAGCGTAGCGTTGTTTGCATCGTTGCTTTCGGCTTGTTCCGACAATGGATCTTCTGCTGAATATGTATTTGACGCTTCTGTTGTTTGTCCTGCTGAAGGGACGAATGCTTATGGCGATTCAAATCGTGGAACATTCACGGACGCCCGGGATGGACATGTGTACAAGTACACGACTATCGGGAATCGGGTGTGGATGGCGGAGAACTTGAATTACGACGATGGCGCAGGTGGTTCGAGTTGCGCGGTAAAAGATGATTGTTCTTCAAAGGGACGTTTTTACGGGTTGGCGAAATCGCTTGGTGTTTGTCCGGAAGGATGGCATTTGCCTAGCAATGACGAATGGTTCGAACTTTTTAATAATGTAGGGGGAGTGGACAGCGCCGGGCTTCGCCTTAAGGCAACTGCCGGATGGACGCCTTTGAACCCTGGACAACTTTCTAACGGAACTGACGATTGTGGCTTTACTTTGTTGCCTACACCGACTGTAGTTGTGTCTAGTAAAGGCTACGGTAGCAATGTGTATGATGGCTATGAAACTCAGTTGTGGGCGACTGATGTTGCACTTATCGAAGCACTCCTTAATGGTCGTTCACTTCGCGAAGATGATACAATGACCGGAGTGCTTTTTGAAACGCAAAATTTGGGTGTGCGGACATCTAGATATTATGGAGCGGCAATCCGCTGCATAAGGGATTGATGACCTTTATTCCTCGGCGGAAAATCTTCCGGGACTTTTGCGGATTGGTTATTTCTGTATGTGGAGCCTGTATACGCCTTGCATGTGGGTGTTGGGTGCGTCGATAGCGTGTACTCCCGGGGCAAAGTGCTGTACGGCGCTCTGCCACAAAATGCGGCCCTGGTAGTCGAATTGCACGACGCTTGCCTTTAATGCTTTGTCGGTTTGCATGTAGAGTTTGCCGTCTTGCAGGCGAAAGGAGTTGCCGGCGGCCCTCTCGGTAGGCTTGATAGCCGTGTTGCCGCTGTCGGGTTCTGCGGCTTTCATCTTGGCGATGCCGGCCTTCCAGGCGTCAACGGCGGCCTGCGAAGTGTTGAGCGCCCAGTCGCCTTCGTTGGCTTCCTTGCTCTGGCTGAACCACATCACCGCAAATACGCGGGAGAAGTCGGTGGCGAAGTGCTCGAACATGTCGGTAATCCATTCGGCCTTGTTGCCGCCCAGTTCGGAACTGGAGATTTCGGCGATGAAGAGTGGCTTGTCGATGTTCGCGAGCGCGTTGTACGCCTTCTTGAATACCTGCGTGAAAGTCTGCCAGCTGGACCAGCTCTGGCATTTGCCCCAGTTGTAGCCGTCGATGGAGATGTAGTCGACGTATTCGTCGCCGGGGTAGTTGCCGGTAAGCGTGGAGCCCTTTCCTGCGTTCGAGGCGTTGGTGGTCCAGACCCACTTGACGTTTTCGACATTTTCTTCGCGGAAGATTTTTACGATGTGGCGGAATGCTTCGGCCACGTTTGCGTCGGTGTTGCCGGCACCTTCTTTACCCACGCCCCAGTCGTACCAGTCGCCGTTTGCTTCGTGGAGAGGCCTGAGCCAGATTTCTTCACCATAGTTTTTTACGCCTTTCGCGTAGTCGCGAATATAGGTGTCTGCCTTGCCGTTCACCAGGTCTTGGGCGTTGTAGCCGTTCGCCATCCAGGTAACCACCAGCGTGGAGCCGTTGTTCTTGGCGACGTTGGCGTATTCTTCGGTTGCGTTCCAGTCGTTGATGTCGAAAAGTGCAAAGTAGCTGATCAGGTCGAGGTGCGTGCCCTGCAAATCCTGGAATGCCTGCACATTTTGCTGCGTGGGCTGCGGATACTGACCCGGGCCACCGACCCATGCGCCGACCTGGAATGCCATGGCCGCGACAGGTGCGACACACATAGAGAGGAATAATTTCTTGTTCATATAAACCCCGATAGGCATAAAATGCCAGTTGATGTTGTTTTACGTTTTAAAGATATGTTCGGGATTTTGTGAAAGATGATTTAATTGTTTATATTTATATTAAAGTGTATCTAGTGTTATAACGGAGGCGCCATGACTGTCGATGAATTTTGCAAGTGGATAGAATCGTCTGGATTCAAGGACGGCGCAAGGCTTCCATCTGTGCGCAAGGTGGCTGCGTCATTGCATGCCTCGACCTTTACGGTTTTCCAGGCGTACAAGCGCTTGGTGGAACAAGGGAAAATTTACGGAGAGCACGGTAATGGTTACTTTTGGGGCCAAAAGCCCGAAATCGTGGTAGACGCAAGCGAGCACGAGACGGAACGCCTGGAACGCCTGCTTTTAGAAGACTGGAAATCCGGCAAGATTTCGGTAGACAGTACGCTGCCGTCGATCAAGGACTTGTGCTTAGTTTACAGGACCACGTCGGGTTCCATGAGCCGTACCCTTGAAATGCTGCGTGAAAGGGGAGTGCTTGACCGCAAGGGTCGCGGGCGTTACTACTTCAAGAATACAAGGTCGTCTGCGGCCAACTTGAAGGAAATCCTCTTGATTATGCGTTGCAATCCGAATGGGGATTTTAACGGGCTTGGCGAACGTGAACTGACGTTCATGCAGAAGGTGTATGCCGAGGCGCGCCGCAACAAACTTAAAGTCAAGGCGCTCGGGTATTATGAAAAAGAGGGCCTTTTTCTAGATGCCGCCGGAAACCGGGTCAGGCTGGAGGACTGCGGCGAATACTTCGGTGCCGTCGTTTCGACCATGCTGGTGTTCAATATAAGCAAACTCTTTGCCTTGCTTGCTTGCACGCGGTTCCCGATTTCGGTGTGGTGGGAACACCCGCTGTACGACATTCCCCGCGCGTTGAAAAAAGAAAAACGCTACGCGTTCTTCAATTTGGCCTTTGGTGATTTCCCGGGGCGCGCGGTGGGGCATTTCTTGAAAGAAAAGGGAATGGAGCGTGTCGCCTTTATTTCGCCTTACCACATGAGCATGTGGTCGAGGGACCGTCTGAAAGGACTCAAGGAGGTGGGGCTCGAGGTAATCGAAGCGACCGATGCGAGCCATGCGAGCCATTTTGATTTTATGCAGGAGAAAGGGGCGCATGAACTTTTTAACCGTATTTTGCTTAAGCTGGTGAAAGAGATTCCGCCTGTAGATGCGTGGGTCGTGTCTAACGACAGGGTAGGGGTGGAACTTTTGTCGCTCGTGGAGCAGGGTAAGCTCAAACGCCCGCCTTACATGGTATCGTTTGATAATTCTAACGACAGTTACCGCAACCGTCTGGATTCCTTTGAGTTCAGCCTTGACGCCCTTGCGGAACAGTCCGTATTCCACTTGATTTCCCCGGGTGTTACTTTGTACAAAAAAGACGATTTTCGTGAACTTTCGGGGCATGTCGTGGAAAAATGACGGTTTTTTCTGCCAACCATTAATCACTAAATCTTCACATTTTTTCTTCCGACTGTCTACTTCCTACTTCCTACTTTTTTATATTTAAGGCACAAAAATTTTCACTTTAACAGAAGGTTAATAAAATGGCTAAAATCGCTAAAGTTTGGGCTCGTCAGATCCTGGATTCCCGTGGCAATCCGTCTCTCGAAGTCGATGTTACTCTTGACAACGGTATCGTTGGTCACGCTGCTGTTCCGAGTGGCGCTTCCACCGGCGAACGCGAAGCTTGCGAACTCCGCGACGGCGACAAGAAGACTTACTGCGGTAAGGGCACTCTCACTGCTGTGAAGAATGTGAACACCAAGATTGCTAAGAAGATCATCGGCATGGATCCGTCCAAGCAGACTGAAGTTGACGACGCCATGATCGCTCTCGACGGCAACCGCATGCTCAAGAACAAGCTCGGTGCAAACGCCATCCTCGGCGTTTCCATGGCTGTTTGCGTTGCTGCCGCTAAGGACGCTGGCCTTCCGCTTTACCAGTACATCGCCAAGCTCCATGGCACCAAGAAGCTCACGCTCCCCTGCCCGATGTGCAACGTGATCAACGGCGGTGCTCACTCCTCCGCTCCTATTGACTTCCAGGAATTCATGATCGCTCCGGTTGGCGCCAAGACTTTCTCCAAGGGCCTCCAGATGGTCACCGAAATCTTCCACGCCCTCAAGGCTGTGCTGAAGAAGGCCGGCTTCGACACCACCGTTGGTGACGAAGGTGGCTTCGCTCCTGGCGTTTCTATCAAGCCGGCTAAGAACAAGTTCGGTTACGAAATCACTGGCGTGATGACCCTCGAAAAGGCTCTCGACGCTTTGAAGGCTGCAACCACCAATGCCGGTTACAAGTTCGGCACTGACATCAAGATCGCTCTTGACGTTGCTTCTTCTGAATTCTGCGACAAGAACACCAAGGCTGGCAAGCCGGAAACCTACACCTTCAAGAAGAGCACCAAGAAGACTGTCAAGTCTGCCGACATGGTGAAGCTCTACGAAAAGCTCATCGACAAGTACTCCATCTTCTCCATTGAAGACGGTCTCGACGAAGCTGACTGGGCTGGCTGGAAGGTCATGACCGACAAGCTCGGCGGCAAGATCAACCTCGTGGGTGACGACCTGTTCGTTACCAACCCGACCATCTTCGACGAAGGCATCAAGGCTGGCATCGCCAACGCCATCCTCATCAAGGTGAACCAGGTGGGTTCTGTGTCCGAAACTCTCGCTGCTATCAAGCGCGCTCAGAACGAAGGCTATGCTCCGATCGTTTCTCACCGCTCTGGCGAAACCGAAGACACCTTCATCGCTGACCTCGCCGTCGGTACCGCTGCTGGCCAGATCAAGACTGGTTCCCTCTCTCGTACGGACCGCGTTTGCAAGTACAACCGCTTGCTCCGCATCGAAGAAGAACTCGGCAAGGCTGCCGTGTACGCCGGTGATCCGCGCAAGGCTTGCA
The sequence above is drawn from the Fibrobacter sp. UWB15 genome and encodes:
- a CDS encoding Rpn family recombination-promoting nuclease/putative transposase, giving the protein MTLENSVPEFAITTSREFWEQKTYEEIKKRTYLDPLYDAAFKAFLNDEKALVSFLNGVFRFEGENRITSVTIKNTEINIIFPQVKTCKLDIRATTSNGFCINVEMQKAKHSRFIERILLQHSAFMLQSKYEWDQEFLNQSSKDLTDEERSRREASRYEIPPTFAIWVCDFPLEKQDKYRGTWAIRNEKGLTITEKVKYILYDLTRFNKTLDDIRTDEDRWLYLLKNAGTSNDLPDFDDDIIAQAIKRLLVKTASEKLLKEQAKNMVMTEEELDYLASLRVRARAEGHAEGRAAGRSEGKNEGHADAISVLQDMGFPPEKIAEAKARLDALNSSK
- a CDS encoding glycosyl hydrolase family 8 translates to MKKHLKSFAGILASAACLGAFATTTSMAAETYAGTFFDENGAYYGPDCDKEKNYSGAYYTGNYESPFKTILGKTDAEIQEKMDALWNHYFKGDDNSKVYYDRGSEAYIKDINNNDVRSEGMSYGMMIAVQTGHKEEFDKLWNWAKNHMWHKSGGWDGYFAWQRNDSGTGGDDNCAPDGEMYFMMSLLFAANRWNDSKYMEDAQYILKKMWDNGQHSLFNPQHYVITFQPQGNENNFSDPSYDLPAYVDLFARWSTSNQDKWSKAAKATRDHLYKSSNTKSGLFSDYNNFDGTPHGVSYNGNAEKYMYDAMRCAMNFGMDYYLFGVDSARQEEMARRIIDFFEKDGYKHARFNWDGSNPQEQYTQGEAGANAVAAMALINDSKYDAAVKKNLELAWDTKFMTGQYRYYDGLVHYLAMLHLSGTFKIWKPKPTVESEEKTINETEINGVTYNDGDKIDYFEGCKLYKATIKAPAQTGPGNDSTVTNPDSTIAIRTTVALNNNVRVWSTNSAIVIENAPAGTKYTVTDLNGRVLSASKIATSTQEVRLAKTGPMLVIVGNKAYKIVK
- a CDS encoding FISUMP domain-containing protein, giving the protein MKRQINISLICALFSVALFSACDDGSSAPEEPVDTFDAAVVCPVDGMNAYGEPNRGTFTDARDGQVYKYTTIGNQVWMAENLKFDAPYSLCYGKIEGFCDTFGRFYSLHVNGEYFDLFDQELLDTICPAGWHVPSVEEWNKLADSMGGADNAGHRLMSSLDFGERYKPGSDDCEFNSLPAGYWLKDGNLYFEYSGSTYWSSTAKDLGSSYSCGLTSKEFGCDLNQPKMSIRCLKD
- the rpsG gene encoding 30S ribosomal protein S7; this encodes MSRRRKALHRSILPDPRYKSTLVTELVGVVLKQGKKTIAEQIVYTALENLGQKLEGPESPLEKFELCLENIKPRLEVKSRRIGGANYQVPMEVAPDRAKALALRWLLDAARNRNEANMADRLAAELVAAKNGEGNAVRKKNDTHKMAEANKAFAHFRF
- the rpsL gene encoding 30S ribosomal protein S12 — its product is MPTIQQLVRNGREQISNKTASVALKSCPQKRGVCTRVYTSTPKKPNSALRKIARVRLSNKMEVTAYIPGEGHNLQEHSIVLIRGGRVKDVPGVRYHIIRGTLDTQAVNGRQNGRSKYGVKKKGAAPAKK
- a CDS encoding FISUMP domain-containing protein, coding for MNYQTKFWSALFSVALFSACDDSSSALNEPVDTFDAAVVCPADGMNAYGEPNRGTFTDARDGQVYKYTTIGNQVWMSENLKFDAPYSLCYDKIEGFCDTFGRFYSLHVNGELFDLFDQELLDTICPTGWHVPSTDEWTLLSITMGEGAEAMSRLKSPDDFGTFYTPGTDDCGYNALPAGYWLMNGNVSGEYSSCVYWTSTAANVNTSYLVAFNGKGISFGVNEPKMSIRCVRN
- a CDS encoding FISUMP domain-containing protein → MKYFKSILSASVALFASLLSACSDNGSSAEYVFDASVVCPAEGTNAYGDSNRGTFTDARDGHVYKYTTIGNRVWMAENLNYDDGAGGSSCAVKDDCSSKGRFYGLAKSLGVCPEGWHLPSNDEWFELFNNVGGVDSAGLRLKATAGWTPLNPGQLSNGTDDCGFTLLPTPTVVVSSKGYGSNVYDGYETQLWATDVALIEALLNGRSLREDDTMTGVLFETQNLGVRTSRYYGAAIRCIRD
- a CDS encoding GntR family transcriptional regulator; translated protein: MTVDEFCKWIESSGFKDGARLPSVRKVAASLHASTFTVFQAYKRLVEQGKIYGEHGNGYFWGQKPEIVVDASEHETERLERLLLEDWKSGKISVDSTLPSIKDLCLVYRTTSGSMSRTLEMLRERGVLDRKGRGRYYFKNTRSSAANLKEILLIMRCNPNGDFNGLGERELTFMQKVYAEARRNKLKVKALGYYEKEGLFLDAAGNRVRLEDCGEYFGAVVSTMLVFNISKLFALLACTRFPISVWWEHPLYDIPRALKKEKRYAFFNLAFGDFPGRAVGHFLKEKGMERVAFISPYHMSMWSRDRLKGLKEVGLEVIEATDASHASHFDFMQEKGAHELFNRILLKLVKEIPPVDAWVVSNDRVGVELLSLVEQGKLKRPPYMVSFDNSNDSYRNRLDSFEFSLDALAEQSVFHLISPGVTLYKKDDFRELSGHVVEK
- the eno gene encoding phosphopyruvate hydratase, producing the protein MAKIAKVWARQILDSRGNPSLEVDVTLDNGIVGHAAVPSGASTGEREACELRDGDKKTYCGKGTLTAVKNVNTKIAKKIIGMDPSKQTEVDDAMIALDGNRMLKNKLGANAILGVSMAVCVAAAKDAGLPLYQYIAKLHGTKKLTLPCPMCNVINGGAHSSAPIDFQEFMIAPVGAKTFSKGLQMVTEIFHALKAVLKKAGFDTTVGDEGGFAPGVSIKPAKNKFGYEITGVMTLEKALDALKAATTNAGYKFGTDIKIALDVASSEFCDKNTKAGKPETYTFKKSTKKTVKSADMVKLYEKLIDKYSIFSIEDGLDEADWAGWKVMTDKLGGKINLVGDDLFVTNPTIFDEGIKAGIANAILIKVNQVGSVSETLAAIKRAQNEGYAPIVSHRSGETEDTFIADLAVGTAAGQIKTGSLSRTDRVCKYNRLLRIEEELGKAAVYAGDPRKACKAPAKACKKCGCKKAK
- a CDS encoding glycoside hydrolase family 26 protein gives rise to the protein MNKKLFLSMCVAPVAAMAFQVGAWVGGPGQYPQPTQQNVQAFQDLQGTHLDLISYFALFDINDWNATEEYANVAKNNGSTLVVTWMANGYNAQDLVNGKADTYIRDYAKGVKNYGEEIWLRPLHEANGDWYDWGVGKEGAGNTDANVAEAFRHIVKIFREENVENVKWVWTTNASNAGKGSTLTGNYPGDEYVDYISIDGYNWGKCQSWSSWQTFTQVFKKAYNALANIDKPLFIAEISSSELGGNKAEWITDMFEHFATDFSRVFAVMWFSQSKEANEGDWALNTSQAAVDAWKAGIAKMKAAEPDSGNTAIKPTERAAGNSFRLQDGKLYMQTDKALKASVVQFDYQGRILWQSAVQHFAPGVHAIDAPNTHMQGVYRLHIQK